In one Anas platyrhynchos isolate ZD024472 breed Pekin duck chromosome 8, IASCAAS_PekinDuck_T2T, whole genome shotgun sequence genomic region, the following are encoded:
- the METTL18 gene encoding histidine protein methyltransferase 1 homolog: MAFQFNFAIEDNESTESDAHGEADLQLDPPKHEQTADAAAACSPQPGTAKHTGKDLSEKKLCFPAAREHHVPEDVSKVLENKVLETVSDLRCVKVSAVEMTRRGGTHGEDIVWKSVSAHSDLIPGVYEGGLKIWECTFDLLEYLAEAGVQFANKAVLDLGCGAGLLGIAALRGKAAQVHFQDYNSTVIDEITLPNVVANCVNDGNGTGGADERKIVKPPSKKPRKAECLPDALSRCRFFSGEWSEVSRLLLSSSKPCSKYDVILTSETIYNPDYYGALHDTLSQLLDRNGRVYLASKVHYFGVGGGVYLFEKLVEERKVFTISTVKEIDKGLKRFVMEMAFKDSC, encoded by the coding sequence ATGgcatttcagtttaattttgctATCGAGGACAATGAAAGCACTGAATCAGATGCTCACGGTGAGGCAGAcctgcagctggaccctccaaAACACGAGCAAACCGCCgatgcagcagcagcctgcagcccccagccggGCACCGCTAAGCACACAGGTAAGGACCTGTCAGAGAAGAAGTTGTGCTTCCCCGCTGCCAGGGAGCACCACGTTCCTGAAGATGTCAGCAAAGTACTGGAAAATAAAGTCTTGGAAACGGTGTCAGACCTGCGTTGCGTGAAGGTGTCCGCGGTGGAAATGACGCGTCGGGGTGGCACGCATGGGGAAGACATCGTGTGGAAGAGCGTCTCTGCTCACTCTGACCTCATCCCAGGGGTCTACGAGGGGGGGCTGAAAATCTGGGAGTGCACCTTCGATCTCCTGGAGTACCTGGCTGAGGCTGGTGTGCAGTTTGCCAACAAGGCAGTGCTGGATCTTGGGTGCGGGGCTGGACTGCTGGGAATAGCTGCGTTACGGGGAAAAGCTGCACAAGTCCACTTCCAGGACTACAACAGCACGGTGATCGATGAAATAACCTTGCCTAACGTGGTGGCTAACTGCGTAAATGATGGCAACGGGACTGGTGGGGCAGATGAGAGAAAAATTGTTAAGCCTCCTTCAAAAAAGCCCAGGAAAGCAGAGTGCTTACCTGACGCGCTCAGcagatgcagatttttttctggagagTGGTCAGAAGTCAGCCGgctcctgctcagcagcagcaaaccctGTTCAAAATACGATGTCATCCTCACATCCGAGACCATCTATAACCCTGACTACTACGGTGCTTTGCACGACACGCTGTCTCAGCTGCTGGACAGGAACGGCCGCGTGTACCTGGCAAGCAAAGTGCATTACTTTGGGGTCGGGGGCGGCGTCTACCTCTTTGAGAAACTCGTTGAGGAGAGGAAGGTGTTCACAATCAGCACGGTTAAAGAAATTGATAAAGGGCTGAAGCGTTTTGTCATGGAAATGGCCTTTAAAGATTCCTGTTAA
- the FIRRM gene encoding FIGNL1-interacting regulator of recombination and mitosis isoform X1 — MTEMFLPHISLADVEQTFFSKVLPKTLQLYDNLMYELSIEAKGLTSQNTELCSTVRNLLQTVVQLLETLTSCVRYVCTLQECVPLESIRTLPSSVLYVIKNTFTHCKDSESVYCGHLHLIADLLQAMFKETYSLQKQLMELFDQISVGSASAEDNITDMVSVIHTVLEICSVISNMDHALHANTWKFIIKQSLKHHSLLECHLKHSDILSGLCKDTLLSFQSCLQLAEEMKISDIQEGTDLRLFQKTVKLCRFFANSLVHYTKEFLSFFSDLCSQLHQLFLQVYSKFPPSLYAPVISEVHRDEISRVFLVALDPLINQLLPFSPFMEQVLSDNLGLPPEQQLPQCLLLITIMDKLSSQPEEVQTLWNTGKRLSFFSALFLSFQQCSAELSLPVCLPEVIGTGQPAVPITLYHYVCIHLCSYIASTLPSHFPQLEYALLDAVLGSSMITSLLAIDSWCFLARYGTAELCTHHCVVIAQLIKSWPNECYQVSALGVLLRRMLFLMAPDHQVEFAHKFLPEEVENLAVWQHVSLKALNPDLGKRVAHQLCVAGLAQCRRWLNSRRAVGELQPVNIAISVLLAACSFAGDTLEPELQASILGVLGQFWTFLQAKQVSDVPCLQQTLCLLLRLLEFFIQALDAQLITQVFALQSSLFQLDPPDHVRLAMLDFLSSVGKVFIPQEAQRQVIPQLSFLFASLLADQTWLIHQHALEAFRHFAEETIHEDVVPQCLNSEEIKNKVVNFMAKVRQAEETTEARIERLKQERITCSAHFMKMARELESTGEPLAKRACHPPSEEQYKSAIGTIEGAVEAVKLLLQKGSPPAWLAVKLEALHTAMASLRDSIR; from the exons ATGACTGAAATGTTTTTGCCTCATATCAGCCTTGCAGATGTGGAACAAACTTTTTTCTCTAAAGTACTGCCTAAG acactaCAGCTATATGATAACTTGATGTATGAATTATCCATTGAGGCCAAAGGATTAACCAGCCAGAATACAGAGTTATGCAGTACTGTAAGGAATCTATTACAG ACTGTAGTGCAACTGTTGGAAACTTTGACCAGTTGCGTACGCTACGTCTGCACGCTGCAAGAGTGTGTGCCTCTGGAGAGTATCCGCACCCTTCCATCCTCTGTTCTTTATGTAATAAAGAACACGTTTACACACTGCAAG GATAGTGAATCAGTGTACTGTGGGCATCTACACTTGATTGCTGATCTCCTACAAGCTATGTTCAAGGAAACTTACTCTCTTCAGAAACAGCTGATGGAACTATTTGATCAGATTTCTGTGGgctctgcttctgctgaagATAACATCACAGATATGGTGTCAG TAATCCACACTGTGCTAGAGATCTGCTCTGTCATTTCCAATATGGACCATGCACTTCATGCCAACACGTGGAAGTTCATCATCAA GCAAAGCCTGAAGCATCATTCTCTGCTGGAGTGCCACCTGAAACACAGTGACATCCTCAGTGGTCTGTGCAAGGacactcttctttcttttcagtcctGCCTGCAACTGGCTGAGGAAATGAAGATATCAGACATACAG GAGGGCACTGACCTCAGGCTGTTTCAGAAGACTGTCAAACTCTGCAGATTCTTTGCTAATTCACTTGTACACTACACCAAG gaatttctttctttcttctctgatttATGCTCGCAGTTACATCAGCTGTTTCTTCAGGTATACAG CAAATTTCCTCCCAGTCTCTATGCTCCAGTGATCTCAGAGGTTCATCGAGATGAAATATCCCGTGTTTTTCTTGTGGCTCTAGACCCTCTCATCAACCAGCTTCTTCCCTTTAGCCCTTTTATGGAGCAAGTGTTAAGTGACAATTTAG GTCttcctcctgagcagcagctgccccagtgTCTCCTTCTGATTACCATCATGGACAAGCTGTCTTCTCAGCCTGAAGAAGTGCAAACCCTCTGGAACACAGGAAAACG cctgtctttttTCTCAGCTCTTTTCCTCAGTTTCCAGCAATGTTCTGCCGAGCTTTCTCTCCCTGTTTGTTTGCCAGAGGTGATTGGCACAGGACAGCCAGCAGTTCCCATCACCCTGTATCACTATGTCTGCATTCACCTGTGCTCCTACATTGCTTCCACACTCCCATCACACTTTCCTCAGCTG GAGTATGCTCTGCTGGATGCTGTGCTGGGTTCTAGTATGATCACATCTCTGCTGGCAATAGACTCGTGGTGCTTCCTTGCCCG GTATGGAACAGCTGAGCTGTGCACTCACCACTGTGTTGTGATTGCTCAATTG ATAAAGTCTTGGCCCAACGAGTGTTACCAGGTCTCTGCCCTGGGTGTTCTGCTGAGGCGTATGCTGTTCTTGATGGCTCCAGATCATCAG GTGGAATTTGCTCATAAGTTTCTTCCCGAAGAAGTGGAAAACTTGGCTGTGTGGCAGCATGTATCCCTCAAGGCCCTGAATCCTGACCTTGGGAAACGAGTGGCCCATCAGCTGTGTGTGGCAGGACTCGCACAATGCAGGCGATGGCTGAACAGCAGGCGTGCTGTGGGAGAGCTCCAACCTGTG AATATTGCCATTTCTGTCTTGTTGGCTGCCTGCAGTTTTGCTGGTGACACTCTGGAGCCAGAACTTCAGGCATCTATCTTGGGAGTGCTTGGTCAGTTCTGgacttttctccaggctaagcAG GTCTCAGATGTGCCGTGTCTCCAGCAAACACTGTGTTTATTACTTCGTCTTTTGGAATTTTTCATCCAGGCATTAGATGCTCAATTAATCACtcag GTGTTTGCACTACAGTCTTCCCTTTTCCAGTTGGATCCCCCAGATCACGTTCGTCTAGCAATGTtggattttctctcttctgtggGAAAGGTGTTCATACCCCAAGAAGCACAG AGGCAAGTCATCCCCCAGTTGTCCTTTCTGTTTGCTTCCCTGCTAGCTGACCAGACGTGGCTTATTCATCAGCATGCGCTGGAGGCATTCAGACACTTTGCAGAG GAGACAATCCATGAAGATGTTGTTCCTCAGTGCCttaattcagaagaaattaagaACAAAGTCGTTAATTTTATGGCTAAG GTAAGGCAAGCTGAAGAGACAACAGAAGCACGAATAGAACGCCTGAAACAAGAAAGGATTACCTGCAGTGcacattttatgaaaatggCTAGAGAACTGGAGTCAACGGGAGAG CCCCTGGCAAAAAGAGCATGTCACCCCCCCTCGGAGGAGCAGTATAAGTCAGCCATAGGCACCATAGAGGGGGCAGTGGAGGCTGTGAAGCTGCTACTCCAGAAAGGGTCACCCCCAGCGTGGCTGGCAGTGAAACTGGAGGCTCTACACACAGCTATGGCCAGCCTCAGAGACAGCATACGGTAA
- the LOC101795226 gene encoding 14 kDa phosphohistidine phosphatase — protein sequence MAAVQDVEIDPEGTFKYILVRLQRPGGEGQRHIVRGTKAAEFHNHIFEKVNPEMEKLGYECKCLGGGKIDHNSKDKKIRVFGLSTGYGKADHSVTVEILKKVYTDYEITWSDDKK from the exons ATGGCAGCGGTGCAGGATGTGGAGATCGACCCCGAGGGCACCTTCAAGTACATCTTGGTGCGGCTGCAGCGGCCGGGAGGCGAGGGGCAGCGCCACATCGTGAGGGGCACCAAGGCGGCCGAGTTCCACA ATCACATATTTGAAAAAGTGAATCCTGAAATGGAAAAGCTGGGATACGAATGCAAGTGCCTCGGAGGAGGGAAAATTGATCATAATAGCAAAGACAAGAAAATTAGGGTATTTGGGCTCTCTACA GGCTATGGAAAAGCAGATCATTCAGTGACTGTAGAGATATTGAAAAAAGTGTATACAGATTATGAAATTACATGGTCAGATGACAAGAAATAA
- the FIRRM gene encoding FIGNL1-interacting regulator of recombination and mitosis isoform X2, producing the protein MRMRGAGPDKRGGCWDSGGKSRGSRRFPPPCAEVRGAAAMSRTDPELLLQELGGWDWELCRRELPSVLPRLLCMYQESEDWTEHVRVLRIMTEMFLPHISLADVEQTFFSKVLPKTLQLYDNLMYELSIEAKGLTSQNTELCSTVRNLLQTVVQLLETLTSCVRYVCTLQECVPLESIRTLPSSVLYVIKNTFTHCKDSESVYCGHLHLIADLLQAMFKETYSLQKQLMELFDQISVGSASAEDNITDMVSVIHTVLEICSVISNMDHALHANTWKFIIKQSLKHHSLLECHLKHSDILSGLCKDTLLSFQSCLQLAEEMKISDIQEGTDLRLFQKTVKLCRFFANSLVHYTKEFLSFFSDLCSQLHQLFLQVYSKFPPSLYAPVISEVHRDEISRVFLVALDPLINQLLPFSPFMEQVLSDNLGLPPEQQLPQCLLLITIMDKLSSQPEEVQTLWNTGKRLSFFSALFLSFQQCSAELSLPVCLPEVIGTGQPAVPITLYHYVCIHLCSYIASTLPSHFPQLEYALLDAVLGSSMITSLLAIDSWCFLARYGTAELCTHHCVVIAQLIKSWPNECYQVSALGVLLRRMLFLMAPDHQVEFAHKFLPEEVENLAVWQHVSLKALNPDLGKRVAHQLCVAGLAQCRRWLNSRRAVGELQPVNIAISVLLAACSFAGDTLEPELQASILGVLGQFWTFLQAKQVSDVPCLQQTLCLLLRLLEFFIQALDAQLITQVFALQSSLFQLDPPDHVRLAMLDFLSSVGKVFIPQEAQRQVIPQLSFLFASLLADQTWLIHQHALEAFRHFAEETIHEDVVPQCLNSEEIKNKVVNFMAKVRQAEETTEARIERLKQERITCSAHFMKMARELESTGEPLAKRACHPPSEEQYKSAIGTIEGAVEAVKLLLQKGSPPAWLAVKLEALHTAMASLRDSIR; encoded by the exons ATGCGCATGCGCGGGGCCGGGCCTGACAAGCGCGGGGGCTGCTGGGATAGCGGCGGGAAAAGCCGCGGCTCGCGCCGGTTCCCGCCGCCGTGCGCTGAGGTGAGGGGAGCGGCCGCCATGTCGCGAACCGACCccgagctgctcctgcaggagctgggcgGCTGGGACTGGGAGCTCTGCCGCCGGGAGCTGCCCTCCGTGCTGCCCCGGCTCCTC TGTATGTATCAAGAGTCTGAAGACTGGACTGAGCATGTTC GTGTTCTGAGGATCATGACTGAAATGTTTTTGCCTCATATCAGCCTTGCAGATGTGGAACAAACTTTTTTCTCTAAAGTACTGCCTAAG acactaCAGCTATATGATAACTTGATGTATGAATTATCCATTGAGGCCAAAGGATTAACCAGCCAGAATACAGAGTTATGCAGTACTGTAAGGAATCTATTACAG ACTGTAGTGCAACTGTTGGAAACTTTGACCAGTTGCGTACGCTACGTCTGCACGCTGCAAGAGTGTGTGCCTCTGGAGAGTATCCGCACCCTTCCATCCTCTGTTCTTTATGTAATAAAGAACACGTTTACACACTGCAAG GATAGTGAATCAGTGTACTGTGGGCATCTACACTTGATTGCTGATCTCCTACAAGCTATGTTCAAGGAAACTTACTCTCTTCAGAAACAGCTGATGGAACTATTTGATCAGATTTCTGTGGgctctgcttctgctgaagATAACATCACAGATATGGTGTCAG TAATCCACACTGTGCTAGAGATCTGCTCTGTCATTTCCAATATGGACCATGCACTTCATGCCAACACGTGGAAGTTCATCATCAA GCAAAGCCTGAAGCATCATTCTCTGCTGGAGTGCCACCTGAAACACAGTGACATCCTCAGTGGTCTGTGCAAGGacactcttctttcttttcagtcctGCCTGCAACTGGCTGAGGAAATGAAGATATCAGACATACAG GAGGGCACTGACCTCAGGCTGTTTCAGAAGACTGTCAAACTCTGCAGATTCTTTGCTAATTCACTTGTACACTACACCAAG gaatttctttctttcttctctgatttATGCTCGCAGTTACATCAGCTGTTTCTTCAGGTATACAG CAAATTTCCTCCCAGTCTCTATGCTCCAGTGATCTCAGAGGTTCATCGAGATGAAATATCCCGTGTTTTTCTTGTGGCTCTAGACCCTCTCATCAACCAGCTTCTTCCCTTTAGCCCTTTTATGGAGCAAGTGTTAAGTGACAATTTAG GTCttcctcctgagcagcagctgccccagtgTCTCCTTCTGATTACCATCATGGACAAGCTGTCTTCTCAGCCTGAAGAAGTGCAAACCCTCTGGAACACAGGAAAACG cctgtctttttTCTCAGCTCTTTTCCTCAGTTTCCAGCAATGTTCTGCCGAGCTTTCTCTCCCTGTTTGTTTGCCAGAGGTGATTGGCACAGGACAGCCAGCAGTTCCCATCACCCTGTATCACTATGTCTGCATTCACCTGTGCTCCTACATTGCTTCCACACTCCCATCACACTTTCCTCAGCTG GAGTATGCTCTGCTGGATGCTGTGCTGGGTTCTAGTATGATCACATCTCTGCTGGCAATAGACTCGTGGTGCTTCCTTGCCCG GTATGGAACAGCTGAGCTGTGCACTCACCACTGTGTTGTGATTGCTCAATTG ATAAAGTCTTGGCCCAACGAGTGTTACCAGGTCTCTGCCCTGGGTGTTCTGCTGAGGCGTATGCTGTTCTTGATGGCTCCAGATCATCAG GTGGAATTTGCTCATAAGTTTCTTCCCGAAGAAGTGGAAAACTTGGCTGTGTGGCAGCATGTATCCCTCAAGGCCCTGAATCCTGACCTTGGGAAACGAGTGGCCCATCAGCTGTGTGTGGCAGGACTCGCACAATGCAGGCGATGGCTGAACAGCAGGCGTGCTGTGGGAGAGCTCCAACCTGTG AATATTGCCATTTCTGTCTTGTTGGCTGCCTGCAGTTTTGCTGGTGACACTCTGGAGCCAGAACTTCAGGCATCTATCTTGGGAGTGCTTGGTCAGTTCTGgacttttctccaggctaagcAG GTCTCAGATGTGCCGTGTCTCCAGCAAACACTGTGTTTATTACTTCGTCTTTTGGAATTTTTCATCCAGGCATTAGATGCTCAATTAATCACtcag GTGTTTGCACTACAGTCTTCCCTTTTCCAGTTGGATCCCCCAGATCACGTTCGTCTAGCAATGTtggattttctctcttctgtggGAAAGGTGTTCATACCCCAAGAAGCACAG AGGCAAGTCATCCCCCAGTTGTCCTTTCTGTTTGCTTCCCTGCTAGCTGACCAGACGTGGCTTATTCATCAGCATGCGCTGGAGGCATTCAGACACTTTGCAGAG GAGACAATCCATGAAGATGTTGTTCCTCAGTGCCttaattcagaagaaattaagaACAAAGTCGTTAATTTTATGGCTAAG GTAAGGCAAGCTGAAGAGACAACAGAAGCACGAATAGAACGCCTGAAACAAGAAAGGATTACCTGCAGTGcacattttatgaaaatggCTAGAGAACTGGAGTCAACGGGAGAG CCCCTGGCAAAAAGAGCATGTCACCCCCCCTCGGAGGAGCAGTATAAGTCAGCCATAGGCACCATAGAGGGGGCAGTGGAGGCTGTGAAGCTGCTACTCCAGAAAGGGTCACCCCCAGCGTGGCTGGCAGTGAAACTGGAGGCTCTACACACAGCTATGGCCAGCCTCAGAGACAGCATACGGTAA